From one Brachypodium distachyon strain Bd21 chromosome 4, Brachypodium_distachyon_v3.0, whole genome shotgun sequence genomic stretch:
- the LOC100822572 gene encoding uncharacterized protein LOC100822572: MEQETLSFPWRRASSATDSGTGTSGWEPQGQSWTDIPSDILGIVVGRLPCVEDRARLRSVCGAWRAAARLHRPPPAPLPLLVYSNFAFSSFSPDGAMTGARRIPLSKEVAADDVRCVGSFEGWLVGVRLNKGRYFGDGKCFLMNAFSRDVVHLPPPSASSHFVDAYSSSLPIVGGSGVVECTVNSVQYVMAFCKVILSSSPDSGSKCTVAAISVHRNGAKLALWRPGMTSWCVCLGGCISKFSDITFFQGKVYMLSKLTTNLFAIEIKDGDHGLMVSRVERCVAELPEVKDSYGQRWNLVEWHGNLLLVARYLGGGEGWHNICKVGMYIVDLSTKPFRFTEVNTLDGDCIFISPCSSKSFHACEYDGVEDDVIYFIDGYLYPAKNGPPFDKFMYNLRDGTLAPFAADISEYNFRASDGKLMSPTWLFPSE; this comes from the exons ATGGAGCAAGAGACGCTCTCCTTCCCATGGCGACGAGCATCGTCAGCCACAGATTCCGGCACAGGAACCTCAG GGTGGGAACCGCAGGGGCAGTCGTGGACGGACATCCCGTCGGACATCCTTGGCATCGTGGTGGGCCGCCTCCCCTGCGTGGAGGACCGCGCCAGGCTGCGCTCCGTCTGCGGCGcctggcgcgcggcggcgcgcctccacaggccgccgccggcgccgcttcCCCTGCTCGTGTACTCCAACTTTGCCTTCTCCAGCTTCTCCCCCGACGGGGCCATGACGGGCGCGCGCCGCATCCCGTTATCCAAGGAGGTGGCGGCTGACGACGTCCGTTGCGTGGGCTCGTTCGAGGGGTGGCTCGTCGGCGTGCGGCTCAACAAAGGCCGCTACTTTGGTGATGGCAAGTGCTTCTTGATGAATGCTTTCTCCCGGGATGTTGTCCATCTCCCACCTCCTTCTGCATCCTCCCATTTCGTCGATGCCTACAGTAGTTCTCTCCCCATCGTCGGTGGCTCTGGTGTGGTTGAGTGCACAGTCAACTCCGTGCAATACGTGATGGCGTTCTGCAAGGTGATCTTGTCTTCATCACCTGATTCTGGGTCCAAGTGCACTGTGGCTGCCATCTCGGTGCACAGGAACGGAGCAAAGCTCGCTCTCTGGCGGCCTGGGATGACGTCGTGGTGCGTGTGCCTTGGTGGCTGCATCAGCAAGTTCAGTGATATTACCTTCTTCCAGGGGAAGGTCTACATGCTCAGCAAGCTCACCACCAACCTCTTTGCCATTGAGATAAAGGATGGCGATCACGGGCTAATGGTTTCTCGTGTCGAACGTTGTGTGGCTGAGCTGCCTGAAGTCAAGGATAGCTACGGACAGAGGTGGAACTTGGTAGAATGGCATGGAAATTTATTGCTTGTCGCCAGATACTTGGGTGGTGGTGAAGGCTGGCACAACATTTGTAAGGTCGGCATGTATATAGTGGATTTGAGCACAAAACCTTTTCGATTTACTGAGGTCAACACCTTGGATGGTGACTGTATCTTCATCAGTCCTTGCAGCAGCAAGTCATTTCATGCGTGTGAGTATGACGGGGTGGAAGACGATGTTATCTACTTCATTGATGGCTATCTGTACCCTGCTAAAAATGGGCCCCCTTTTGATAAGTTTATGTACAACTTGAGAGATGGTACATTGGCACCATTTGCTGCAGACATATCAGAGTACAACTTTCGGGCATCAGATGGCAAGCTCATGAGTCCAACATGGTTGTTTCCTTCTGAATGA
- the LOC104584948 gene encoding uncharacterized protein LOC104584948, with the protein MATGAGAAVSGPGTSSWSEMLPEIIGCVLRRLPAASDRAALRSVCSSWRAAARCYPPSSRPLPLILCPGFTFASPFAVGDAMASAGHRLPLLGTPLEMDAYWGKCVGSFEDWLVCTRLCRSTPPCSWMGADDCCFLVNPFSSEAIYLPRPCAAHSFGTIQISVPLCNGNGNDEVVCTIHAPEYAMALCKVVLSAPPEAGANFFAELKVGSSCIIAAISQKVGEYKLAFCRPGMLSWCICEGNCIKRYIDIEFFQGKLYLVNISNGDLFVFEFGAHDCFPVVSRAEHCLIEKLPLIDGSDRQNYNLVQSDGKLLLVVRYFTGSCNQFTGVRVFALDFNSDPWRWIEMKGLDGKSILISSSCSKSFPASEYDEIEDDHIYFLDYFCPSFFPKALDNYAYRSQVYSIRDGRINPFLIGKGPMRNKGFPMWFCPSQ; encoded by the exons ATGGCCAccggcgcgggcgccgccgtctcAG GGCCAGGGACCTCGTCGTGGTCGGAGATGTTGCCGGAGATCATCGGCTGCGTGCTCCGCAggctccccgccgcctccgaccgCGCCGCGCTCCGCTCCGTGTGCAGCTCgtggcgcgccgccgcgcggtgCTACCCGCCATCCTCGCGGCCGCTCCCTCTGATCCTCTGCCCGGGCTTCACGTTCGCCAGCCCATTCGCGGTTGGCGACGCCATGGCCTCCGCCGGTCACCGCCTACCGCTTCTCGGCACGCCGCTCGAGATGGACGCCTACTGGGGCAAGTGCGTCGGCTCTTTCGAAGACTGGCTCGTTTGCACCCGGCTCTGTCGGTCCACCCCGCCTTGTTCCTGGATGGGTGCTGATGATTGCTGCTTCCTGGTGAACCCTTTCTCCAGCGAGGCCATCTATCTGCCGAGACCGTGCGCTGCCCATTCATTCGGCACCATTCAGATCTCTGTTCCTCTCTGTaatggcaatggcaatgaTGAGGTCGTGTGCACTATCCATGCTCCTGAATATGCAATGGCACTCTGCAAGGTGGTTCTCTCCGCGCCACCTGAGGCTGGGGCGAACTTTTTCGCCGAGCTAAAAGTCGGTTCCAGTTGCATCATCGCTGCAATCTCCCAGAAAGTTGGGGAATATAAGCTTGCCTTCTGCAGACCAGGAATGCTGTCATGGTGCATTTGTGAGGGCAACTGCATCAAGAGGTATATCGACATCGAGTTCTTCCAGGGGAAGCTCTACTTGGTGAACATCAGCAACGGAGATCTCTTTGTCTTTGAGTTCGGAGCACATGATTGCTTTCCAGTTGTATCTCGTGCCGAGCATTGCCTGATTGAGAAGCTGCCCCTGATTGATGGTAGTGATCGGCAAAATTACAATCTCGTGCAGTCTGACGGGAAACTGTTGCTAGTTGTCAGATACTTCACAGGAAGCTGCAACCAATTTACTGGAGTTAGAGTCTTTGCATTGGATTTCAACTCAGATCCGTGGAGATGGATAGAGATGAAGGGCTTGGATGGCAAGAGTATTCTTATCAGTTCATCCTGCAGCAAGTCATTCCCTGCCTCTGAGTATGATGAGATTGAAGACGACCACATCTACTTTCTTGATTACTTCTGCCCCAGTTTCTTCCCTAAGGCGCTGGACAACTATGCTTATCGTTCCCAAGTGTACAGCATAAGAGATGGAAGGATCAATCCTTTTTTGATTGGGAAAGGACCAATGCGCAATAAGGGGTTTCCCATGTGGTTCTGTCCTTCTCAGTGA